One Vibrio sp. 16 genomic window carries:
- a CDS encoding DUF1499 domain-containing protein, which translates to MKKAALLSIAMLGLTACSQGVQTMTDRTASPCGDKPNCVSTQDNREKYQLSPFVITSNTSIDSIEAAALRLSGAKTAVKEDNYLRIECTSKIMRFVDDLELRIEGDQLLVRSESRVGYSDFGVNRKRAEQLRELLKAEKLIQ; encoded by the coding sequence ATGAAGAAAGCCGCTCTTCTTTCCATTGCTATGTTGGGTTTAACCGCCTGTAGCCAAGGAGTTCAAACCATGACGGATCGCACTGCCTCACCTTGTGGTGATAAACCTAACTGCGTGTCAACGCAAGACAATCGCGAAAAGTATCAGCTGTCGCCATTTGTTATTACAAGCAACACTAGCATAGACTCAATTGAAGCTGCTGCACTACGACTCTCGGGCGCAAAAACTGCCGTCAAGGAAGATAACTATCTACGAATCGAATGCACTTCTAAGATCATGCGCTTTGTCGATGATTTAGAGTTAAGAATCGAAGGCGATCAACTGCTTGTTCGATCTGAATCTCGCGTTGGATATTCAGACTTTGGCGTGAATCGTAAGCGCGCTGAGCAGCTAAGAGAACTCCTAAAAGCGGAAAAACTGATCCAATAG
- a CDS encoding FAD-dependent oxidoreductase, which produces MSQNVYQFIDVQRVDPAKKPIKIRKIEFVEIYEPFTKQQATAQADRCLDCGNPYCEWKCPVHNYIPQWLKLANEGRIIEAAELSHQTNSLPEVCGRVCPQDRLCEGSCTLNDDFGAVTIGNIEKYITDKAFEMGWKPDMSKVEWTDKKVAIIGAGPAGLAAADILVRNGVKPVVFDRYPEIGGLLTFGIPSFKLEKGVMENRRKVFSEMGVEFRLNTEVGRDIQMQQLIDDYDAVFLGVGTYKNMRAGLENEDAPGVYDALPFLISNTYKVMDLEDDKPFIDMKGKKVVVLGGGDTAMDCVRTSIRQNADHVICAYRRDEANMPGSRREVKNAKEEGVNFMFNLQPLGLELDSSGKVSGVKVVKTALGEPDEAGRRRPQPVEGSEHVLEADAVIMAFGFQPHQMSWLEPYGVDLDQWGRIKAPSDQEFMFQTSNKKIFAGGDAVRGSDLVVTAIDEGRKAAEGILDFLEV; this is translated from the coding sequence ATGAGCCAGAACGTATACCAATTTATTGATGTTCAACGCGTCGACCCTGCGAAAAAGCCAATTAAGATTCGTAAAATAGAGTTTGTTGAAATCTACGAGCCTTTTACCAAACAGCAAGCAACGGCCCAAGCGGATCGCTGTTTAGATTGTGGTAACCCTTACTGTGAATGGAAGTGCCCAGTTCACAACTATATCCCTCAGTGGTTAAAGCTAGCCAATGAAGGTCGAATCATCGAAGCGGCAGAGCTTTCTCACCAAACCAACAGCCTACCTGAAGTCTGTGGACGAGTATGTCCACAAGACCGATTGTGTGAGGGCTCTTGTACGCTTAACGACGACTTTGGCGCTGTCACGATTGGGAATATTGAAAAATACATCACCGACAAAGCGTTCGAGATGGGCTGGAAACCAGACATGTCGAAGGTTGAATGGACGGATAAAAAGGTCGCGATCATTGGAGCAGGTCCTGCGGGGTTAGCGGCTGCTGACATCCTTGTCCGCAATGGCGTTAAGCCGGTGGTGTTTGATCGCTATCCAGAGATCGGTGGCCTACTCACGTTTGGTATTCCATCATTCAAGCTCGAAAAAGGGGTGATGGAAAACCGCCGTAAAGTCTTTTCCGAAATGGGTGTCGAGTTCCGCCTTAATACTGAAGTCGGTCGAGATATCCAAATGCAGCAACTCATCGATGACTACGATGCGGTCTTCCTTGGCGTGGGAACCTATAAGAATATGCGCGCCGGCCTCGAAAACGAAGATGCACCGGGTGTCTACGACGCGCTTCCTTTCCTCATTTCCAATACCTATAAAGTGATGGATTTAGAGGACGACAAGCCATTCATTGATATGAAAGGTAAGAAAGTCGTAGTGCTTGGTGGTGGTGATACCGCTATGGACTGTGTTCGCACTTCTATTCGTCAAAATGCTGACCATGTCATCTGTGCTTATCGCCGTGACGAAGCCAATATGCCGGGCTCACGCCGTGAAGTAAAAAATGCCAAAGAGGAAGGGGTTAACTTCATGTTCAACCTTCAGCCTCTTGGTCTTGAACTGGATAGTTCAGGTAAGGTGTCAGGCGTGAAAGTGGTGAAAACGGCATTAGGTGAGCCTGATGAAGCGGGACGTCGTCGTCCGCAGCCAGTAGAAGGGAGCGAACACGTTCTTGAAGCAGATGCTGTCATCATGGCATTTGGCTTCCAACCTCATCAAATGAGTTGGTTAGAACCTTACGGCGTAGATCTTGATCAATGGGGGCGAATCAAAGCACCATCCGATCAAGAGTTTATGTTCCAAACGAGCAACAAAAAGATCTTTGCCGGTGGCGATGCCGTTCGCGGCTCTGATCTCGTCGTGACAGCTATCGATGAGGGCCGTAAAGCCGCAGAGGGAATCTTGGATTTCTTAGAGGTTTAA
- the rbfA gene encoding 30S ribosome-binding factor RbfA produces the protein MSKEFSRTQRVAQQLQKELAMILQREVRDSRLGMVTISDVEVSRDLAYAKVFVTFLCVGEQTPESCLEALREHEVHIRMMLGKRIRLRLTPEVRFHYDNTLVEGMRMSNLVSEVVNEDKRKQHDAGREEDQAGEE, from the coding sequence ATGTCAAAAGAATTTAGCCGCACGCAGCGTGTTGCACAGCAGCTGCAAAAAGAACTCGCAATGATCCTTCAACGCGAAGTTCGTGATTCTCGCCTAGGCATGGTGACGATTTCTGATGTGGAAGTGTCACGTGATTTAGCATACGCGAAAGTTTTCGTTACTTTCCTATGTGTTGGTGAGCAAACGCCAGAATCTTGCCTAGAAGCACTACGCGAGCATGAAGTCCATATCCGTATGATGCTAGGCAAACGCATTCGCCTACGTCTAACACCTGAAGTACGTTTCCACTACGACAATACACTTGTCGAGGGTATGCGTATGTCAAACCTAGTGTCAGAGGTAGTTAACGAAGATAAGCGTAAACAGCATGACGCTGGTCGTGAAGAAGATCAGGCAGGTGAAGAGTAA
- the truB gene encoding tRNA pseudouridine(55) synthase TruB, whose protein sequence is MARRRKGRPINGVVLLDKPTGISSNDALQKVKRIYFAEKAGHTGALDPLATGMLPICLGEATKFSQFLLDSDKRYRVIAKLGERTDTSDSDGEVVETRPVDVNLEKLEACIDKFRGESDQVPSMFSALKYQGKPLYEYARKGIEVPRESRKITVYEIVLHRFEGDEVEMEVHCSKGTYIRTIVDDLGEMLGCGAHVTMLRRTGVAKYPYEKMVTLEQLNELLEQAHRDEVAPKELLDPLLLPMDTAVEDLPEVNLNAELTNLVQHGMPVQVFGAPEGTPLRMTSGEEKLFIGVAEVNDDGKVAPKRLVVFREEAEQ, encoded by the coding sequence ATGGCTCGTCGTCGTAAAGGTCGTCCAATTAATGGTGTTGTCCTTTTAGACAAGCCAACAGGCATTTCATCTAATGATGCACTGCAGAAAGTAAAACGCATTTACTTTGCAGAGAAAGCAGGTCATACCGGTGCTCTGGATCCCCTAGCGACGGGTATGCTGCCAATCTGTCTTGGTGAAGCAACTAAGTTCTCTCAGTTCCTATTGGACTCTGATAAGCGTTACCGAGTGATCGCTAAGCTGGGTGAGCGGACCGACACCTCTGATTCTGATGGTGAAGTGGTTGAAACGCGCCCGGTGGATGTGAACCTTGAAAAGCTGGAAGCGTGTATTGATAAGTTCCGAGGTGAGTCTGATCAAGTACCTTCAATGTTTTCAGCGTTGAAGTATCAGGGTAAGCCGCTGTATGAGTATGCGCGAAAAGGCATCGAAGTACCGCGTGAATCACGCAAAATCACGGTGTACGAAATCGTACTGCATCGCTTTGAAGGCGATGAAGTCGAGATGGAGGTGCACTGTTCAAAAGGCACTTACATCCGCACTATCGTTGATGACCTTGGCGAGATGCTTGGCTGTGGTGCTCACGTGACAATGCTTCGTCGTACTGGAGTTGCAAAATACCCTTACGAGAAAATGGTGACGCTTGAGCAACTCAATGAATTACTTGAGCAAGCACACCGTGATGAAGTGGCACCGAAAGAGCTACTAGATCCGCTGCTATTGCCAATGGATACTGCGGTTGAAGATTTACCTGAGGTAAACCTAAACGCTGAGCTAACCAACCTTGTTCAGCATGGTATGCCGGTGCAAGTGTTTGGTGCACCAGAAGGCACACCCCTGCGTATGACTTCCGGTGAAGAGAAACTGTTCATTGGCGTTGCTGAAGTGAATGACGATGGCAAGGTAGCTCCTAAGCGTCTTGTTGTTTTTCGCGAAGAAGCTGAGCAGTAA